The DNA sequence AATTGAGAGGAGAGATGGCTCAGTGAACTAAAGGGTCGCATTGCTAATCCGTTGTACAAGTTTTTCGTACCGAGGGTTTGAATCCCTCTCTTTCTGTTTTCACTGATGACTTTGGTATTTTCTATCAAATTTATCGCGAgctctttttattattattattattattttataaatAGTTAAACATTAATATTTAAAGAAGTTGAATAGATAAAATCTTACTAAGAAGAGTTTAAAATCAAGCAAAGaaaacctttttatttttttattcttcacgTCTAGGATTACATCATGAATCATTAGACAGAAAAGTTGTCGTTTCGAATTGTGGTGATTGTATTTTGAATTTGGTTAACCTCAATCTAAGATCTTATAACAAGCTAGGGGACAAGTGTTCCCTCCAGCAACAATCTCAGCGCTTCCGATCCCACTTTTTGGAAATCAAAGCCTCATCAACAtttcttatatttttatttagagTGGTTTCCTCCAAAGCTAACAACTATAATAAGGAGACTAATCTACTTCTCGGGCATGGACTTTCCTAACCACATATGCTTTCAGTTGGAATCAAACCCGAAACCTAGATTACCAGACTCATAAGCTGAATCCGAGTATGCCACACCTTGTGGCTaacatttctttatttttagtaATTCATATATAGGAATTCTTCTTCCACTTGcacaaaaaagaacaagaaggtAAATAAATAGATATAAATTTTGAGTGAGAAAATGTTTCCTCCAGTAGAATAGAAGATGTAGTAGTCAAAAGAGAAATATTCGCACACCAAAACTAAAGAGCACACTTCACAAACAGTCCACTCTCCCCTTTTTCATCTTCTGACGCTTCTTCCTCCTGCTCCTCCTCTGTAATCACATGCCCATCCCATTTGCTACCGCCCCCAGCCTCCTCCTCGGACCAATCACAAGCCGCCATGTACCTCTCCGAAAAGCCCCACCCAATTGATTTCTACAAGTCCGTCGACGCCTCCTCCTCCCCCGACCGCGACATGATCATGGAGGTCGtctccgccgccgccgccaacgCCGCCGCCGCTCCAGGTGGCAACACCAGCAGCGGCGGCGAGGACCACGAGGTCCGCGCCCCGAAGAAGCGGGCGGAGCATTGGATCCAGGAAGAGACGCGGTGCCTCATCAGCTTCCGCCGCGAGGTCGATGGGCTCTTCAACACCTCCAAGTCCAACAAGCACCTCTGGGAGCAAATCTCGGGCAAGATGAGGGATAAAGGGTTCGATCGGAGCCCCACCATGTGTACGGACAAGTGGAGGAACTTGCTTAAGGAGTTCAAGAAGGCCAGGCAGCAGGTCAAGGTGGGCAGCAGGTCTGCCAAGATGTTGTATTACGAGGACTTGCAGGAGTTGATTAGGGATAGGACTAGCCATAATAATAGTACCAATGCTGCTAATAATGCCGCTGCTGCTGCTTATAAGAGGCCCAATTCTCCTCCGAAGCTCGAATCTTTCATTCGTTTCTCTGATAAGAGTGagtgtggattttttttttttttttttttttgtgtctgaATTTTTTTCGAATAAATGCAATGCTGATTGTAACTTGCCAAATTACATTGCAGGTCTCGAGGACGCAGGTATTCCGTTTGGACCCATGGAAGGTATAAGTTCGTTTTAGTTTTCGACGTTTGGTTTGATAAATGCTTAAAACTGGCTCTGGTTAGTATAGTATGGCCTTGTGTTTTGGTGCAATTTGAGTGTTGTGTGTGTGCGCGAGTTGGTTGCTGCAATTTGTaagagcttttttttttatgtttgtttatAGCAGCTGACCGAACAGCAGTGGACTTGGAAAGGCAGTTGGATCATGATGGTGACCCCCTGGCTATTACTGCGGCTGAGGCAGTGGCAGCCAACGAGGTTCCTCCGTGGAATTGGAGGGAGGGCCCTGAGAATGGTGAGCTTTCGTAACTGGAATTGTAATGCCAAATAAGTAAGATTAGTAATGCATTGAGAATTGAGATGCTGCTATAAATGGTAGTGGAAATGTTGCTATTACTATATGCGTATCTGCCACGGTGCCACCTTCAATTGGAATTAAGCTGCCTTCacccgaaaaaaaaaaggcaatttTCGTGACCTCATAACTTCATTTGAATTGCTAGCGTACTTTGCATATATTTGTTATCGTGGTAGCATGTTGCATTCTAATTCAGTAGTGATACCAAAGAAAAGGCATATTCTTGAAGTATTTGTCATCTTTCGAGGAACTTCACTTTTGTTATTCGTGTCCATTTCCCTTTTTACCACAGTAATGGAGTTCTCTGTCGCTATCAACCACTTGCATGATAGTACTTCCACTTTAAGCTTTATCACAATCTGCCGTTACATCTTCTGAACACCAAAACGACAACCAAAACTGATACACCCATCTTGTAAAGTCACAATTTACAAATTGTTTGAAGCTTGTGGTTGTTTAATGGCAGGAGGGGAGACACACTCATCTTTTTGTGGAAGGATTATAACTGTCAAGTTGGGGGAATACAACACCAGAAGGATTGGTATTGATGGAACAGCTGATGCGATTAAGGAGGCAATCAAGTCTGCATTCAGAATAAGAACTAAGCGAGCATTTTGGTTGGAGGACGAGTATCAGGTTGTTCGGAGTCTTGATAGGGATATGCCTTTGGGCAATTATACTCTCCACCTTGATGAAGGTATAATATGCAATTTCTCTTCCGTTAATTGTGGAACTAGGTTTTTGGTTTACTGGATATATGGTAAGAAGCTGTATACTTCTTTTCGCAGGAATAACCATTAAACTTTGCCTCTGCGATGAATCTGATCGTATAGTTCGCACAGAAGAAATAACATTCTACACTGAGGATGACTTTCGTGATTTCCTTTCACGTCGCGGCTTGATTGGTTTAAGAGAATTAGGTGGCTACAGACGCATTGATACTTTAGATGATCTTCAATCTGGTGCAATGTATCAGGGGGTGAGACTTCTGGGGGACTAGAAGATTTTGTATATTCACTTTAACTATTCATAGACAACATGTAAGAAGATTGTTGATTCATGTTGTAAGTGCCAAGTGGCAGCTATCTGAGTCGACATTGTATAAAACTAATGTACATCCCAAGTGACGCCCCATCTTTTTAGGCCTGTTTTTTatcttctcttttccttttcttttactgATTCATCTCTCAAATTGAACAGTGATCCCCATCTTGATCACAAACGCAAGCCGTCCTCATTGATTCACTCTGGTTTAACAAGCACATCCATTGTTACCCATGGCGAAGATCAAGATTGGCATAAATGGTATTGGTGTAACTATTCACTGGTTTGTTCAGTATTTTGTATCGTGTCATCTTTCTTGATTGAAAATTATGTTATAAATGAAGGATTCAGAAGGATTGGCCGGTTGGTGGCCAGAGTTGCTCTGCAGAGAGATGACATCGAACTCGTTGCCATTAACGATCCTTTCTTGACTACTGATCACATGGTATGTGTATGTAGAACCAGTTTCATACACGATTCTAGTGTCCCGTCTTTTTGAGGCATTTCAACAAACATTTTGCCCTTCGCTAGTGGAGGAATTGCCTACAAGGCATCCCCGAAATCCTCCCTCATTGTGGATCGAGTTGAATGTGTATTAATTAGGTAACATAATTCTTGATAAAGGGGTAGCATGTATTAATTAATCCTATCTTCTCAGAGATACATGTTTAAGTACGACAGTGTTCATGGGCAGTGGAAGCATGGCGAGCTTAAGGTTAAGGATGAAAGCACACTTCTCTTGGGTGATAAGCCCGTTAAAGTTTTTGATTCTAGGTAAAATTCTACTTAATTACCATTTATACACCAATTACGCTCCCACTCTTGTGTTTAATTGATGGTTAACAAGAACAATGAAATTTCACTTGGCTTGTTTAGTTCTTTACTTACCTTACCTGATGAAATCCCATGGGGCGATTCTGGTGCTGAATTTGTCGTTGAGTCCTCCGGAGTTTACACAGATCGGGAGAGAGCATCTCACCACCTGAgggtaaatttttttctttatgattTCTTTCCATCAGGGCATTCACTATGATTTCTTTCTTTATATGGAATTTAAAACAAACTAAACTACTAAACAGTTGATTGGTTTTATATTTTTGGTGCATCTATATGCCTATTTTTCAGTTTGATGATTTAACTTGCTTGTCTTTCAAGATCTGCTCACCTCTCCTTATCTGAGTTTCGTTTTGATTGTGAATTTCAGGGAAGAATCTGAGGGTAACCTAAAGGGAATCCTCGGATATATGGACGATGATTTAGTGTCCACTGACTTTGTGGATAACCACAGGTGAGAATGTTAATGATGATTGCTGACTCCTCTTGCCTGTTGCCTCTGTAAAACCTGCATCACTTGGCTATGTGTCTGCCCTATTCTTtactttggttaattgatttaggCTCTGAGGTAGTGCATACATGTTATGCTGCAGGTCAAGCATTTTCGATGCCAAGGCTGGAATTGCTTTGAATGACAACTTTGTGAAGCTTGTCGCGTGGTATGACAATGAATGGGGTTACAGGTAATACCACCATTTCATTACCATAATGTAGATTTTTTTGACATCACAGTTTTCTGATAAACACGGTTATTGCAGCTCACGAGTCATCGACTTGATCTGTCACATGGCCACAGTTACATGAGCAATGTCAATTCCTTAATCACAACTGCAGCTAGGTTTCGACTATggttaaaactgattctttGTAATTTATAGTTCAGCTGACTCCAGAGCGTTAGAGATTTTGTTTGGGATACTATATCTAAATTGAGATGCCTACAGTACCATTCTTCTGTTGTTAATCCAAGATAGAATAAAACACTTGCAAGGTAGCATTTCTTGGATTGCTTGCCTACAGTCATGAATTTCTTACATCATCGTAATAGACCCTTTACACTTCATGTAGCCTGCACCTAAAAATTGTGAGCAAAAACGAGGGAGAGATTTTGGTTTGCTTTTGGTTTGTTTTAGGATTGCATGTCCTTCTCCACAAAATCACAGATGAATAGTATTGAGAGACTGAGGGAGATGAATACACATGAAAGCTACCGAAATACTAAGATAGTGTGAGGCGGTGTCGCATCACATTTGTCGTTGTTGTCTAAGGAGAGTCCAAGTTTGAAAACTAGAAAATGAATACAAATAACCAGTCGGAATATAGGTATTCCAAGAGTTCTGGCACCTTCAAAATATTGTGCAAgggttaaaacttaaaagtacAACCTTACACATAATCAGAACCattaaaagtaaaagaaaaaagtggATATTTCATGCAGTTTCCAAGGACCAAGTGCAAGCTTTTGATGACCGAGTTTGAGGTGGTATCGTACGTGGAAGCATGTTACGAAGAAGAACAATAAAGTAGCTCATTGTTTAGCTCGTTCTGCATTACGATCTAATGAGAGTTTGTACTGCCATGAGGTTGGCCTCCCTCCTTGGCTTCATGATCTAGTAGAGGAATTATCTATATATGTAATGATGTTCTGGGACGGAAGCTTGATGCTCTGCTATTCTCAACTGCTGTAGACTTGAATCAGTTTAACAAATTCcttcttgaataaaaaaaaaaggtggaaaAATCTCAACGCAAAAGGTTTCTATCTATCAATTCATAAGACAGTTGAGACGTGCATTTTGGGAGTTAATCAATTCATATATATCGTTGCTAAGGAAGACCTTAGAAATTAGAATATCAAGTGAACCTTTTAAAGAGCATTAATCTGGATATCTTAGACTAATTCAGCGAATCTTGAAAATACAAACTATTTTTGTTTACAAGCTAGTGATGAATAGTCATAAATATCCAAGTGAACCCTGTTCAATTCCTTCTCACTATATGTCCATGACAATAGTTTCATACCAAACTCGTTTTTTCTTGGCAggtaaaagaaaaatgtatgttGTGTGATATGACTAGTTTAAAGACTTTGGTTGCTAGAATTTAAGAAGTACATGTCTTTGTTATCCATGCAATTCATTACAGACAATATGTAATGACAATTTGCTCCAAGTTGGATGATTTCATTAAGGTATTGGAAGATGCTAAAAAATGAGTTGGAATTTCTTTTGAAATTAAATTAGAGACACCGTGACCTATTAAGAAGATTGTTGATTCATGTTGTAAGTGCCAAGTGGCAGCTATCTGAGTCGACATTGTATAAAACTAATGTACATCCCAAGCGACGCCCCATCTTTTTAGGCCTGTTTTTTatcttctcttttccttttcttttactgATTCATCTCTCAAATTGAACATTGATCCCCATCTTGATCACAAACGCAAGCCGTCCTCATTGATTCACTCTGGTTTAACAAGCACATCCATCGTTACCCATGGCCAAGATCAAGATTGGCATCAATGGTATTGGTGTAACTATTCACTGGTTTGTTCAGTATTTGTATCGTGTCATCTTTCTTGATTGAAAATTATGTTATAAATGAAGGATTCGGAAGGATTGGCCGGTTGGTGGCCAGAGTTGCTCTGCAGAGAGATGACATTGAACTCGTTGCCATTAACGATCCTTTCTTGACTGCTGATCACATGGTATGTGTATGTAGAACCAGTTTCATACACGATTCTAGTGTCCCTTCTTTTTGAGGCATTTCAACAAACATTTGGCCCTTCGCTAGTGGAGGAATTGCCTACAAGGCATCCCCGAAATCCTCCCTCATTGTGGATCGAGTTGAATGTGTATTAATTAGGTAACATAATTCTTGATAAAGGGGTAGCATGTATTAATTAATCCTATCTTCTCAGAGATACATGTTTAAGTACGACAGTGTTCATGGGCAGTGGAAGCATGGCGAGCTTAAGGTTAAGGATGAAAGCACACTTCTCTTTGGTGATAAGCCCGTTAAAGTTTTTGATTCTAGGTAAAATTCTACTTAATAACCATTTATACACCAATTACGCTCCCACTCTTGTGTTTAATTGATGGTTAACAAGAACAATGAAATTTCACTTGGCTTGTTTAGTTCTTTACTTACCTTACCTGATGAAATCCCATGGGGCGATTCTGGTGCTGAATTTGTCGTTGAGTCCTCCGGAGTTTACACAGATCGGGAGAGAGCATCTCACCACCTGAGGGTAAATTTTTTTAGATGCTTTTATACATGTTCACGAAGATTTTGTTGTTCATATATACAATAATTCGTACATTACACAGACTGGTGCAAAGAAAGTTATCATTTCTGCCCCAAGTGATGATGTTCCCATGTTTGTTGTGGGTGTTAATGAGAAGGACTACACTCCAGATCTTAACGTTGTTTCAAATGCAAGCTGCACTACTAACTGTCTTGCTCCACTGGCAAAGGTTTCATTTCTTATTATTGTCTTAATCAAATCAATAGTAGCT is a window from the Rosa chinensis cultivar Old Blush chromosome 2, RchiOBHm-V2, whole genome shotgun sequence genome containing:
- the LOC112189837 gene encoding trihelix transcription factor GT-1 isoform X3, which encodes MYLSEKPHPIDFYKSVDASSSPDRDMIMEVVSAAAANAAAAPGGNTSSGGEDHEVRAPKKRAEHWIQEETRCLISFRREVDGLFNTSKSNKHLWEQISGKMRDKGFDRSPTMCTDKWRNLLKEFKKARQQVKVGSRSAKMLYYEDLQELIRDRTSHNNSTNAANNAAAAAYKRPNSPPKLESFIRFSDKSLEDAGIPFGPMEAADRTAVDLERQLDHDGDPLAITAAEAVAANEVPPWNWREGPENGGETHSSFCGRIITVKLGEYNTRRIGIDGTADAIKEAIKSAFRIRTKRAFWLEDEYQVVRSLDRDMPLGNYTLHLDEGITIKLCLCDESDRIVRTEEITFYTEDDFRDFLSRRGLIGLRELGGYRRIDTLDDLQSGAMYQG
- the LOC112189837 gene encoding trihelix transcription factor GT-1 isoform X1; translated protein: MYLSEKPHPIDFYKSVDASSSPDRDMIMEVVSAAAANAAAAPGGNTSSGGEDHEVRAPKKRAEHWIQEETRCLISFRREVDGLFNTSKSNKHLWEQISGKMRDKGFDRSPTMCTDKWRNLLKEFKKARQQVKVGSRSAKMLYYEDLQELIRDRTSHNNSTNAANNAAAAAYKRPNSPPKLESFIRFSDKSLEDAGIPFGPMEAADRTAVDLERQLDHDGDPLAITAAEAVAANEVPPWNWREGPENGGETHSSFCGRIITVKLGEYNTRRIGIDGTADAIKEAIKSAFRIRTKRAFWLEDEYQVVRSLDRDMPLGNYTLHLDEGITIKLCLCDESDRIVRTEEITFYTEDDFRDFLSRRGLIGLRELGGYRRIDTLDDLQSGAMYQGVRLLGD
- the LOC112189837 gene encoding trihelix transcription factor GT-1 isoform X2, with product MYLSEKPHPIDFYKSVDASSSPDRDMIMEVVSAAAANAAAAPGGNTSSGGEDHEVRAPKKRAEHWIQEETRCLISFRREVDGLFNTSKSNKHLWEQISGKMRDKGFDRSPTMCTDKWRNLLKEFKKARQQVKVGSRSAKMLYYEDLQELIRDRTSHNNSTNAANNAAAAAYKRPNSPPKLESFIRFSDKSLEDAGIPFGPMEADRTAVDLERQLDHDGDPLAITAAEAVAANEVPPWNWREGPENGGETHSSFCGRIITVKLGEYNTRRIGIDGTADAIKEAIKSAFRIRTKRAFWLEDEYQVVRSLDRDMPLGNYTLHLDEGITIKLCLCDESDRIVRTEEITFYTEDDFRDFLSRRGLIGLRELGGYRRIDTLDDLQSGAMYQGVRLLGD
- the LOC121051369 gene encoding glyceraldehyde-3-phosphate dehydrogenase, cytosolic-like, encoding MAKIKIGINGFRRIGRLVARVALQRDDIELVAINDPFLTTDHMRYMFKYDSVHGQWKHGELKVKDESTLLLGDKPVKVFDSSSLLTLPDEIPWGDSGAEFVVESSGVYTDRERASHHLRFDDLTCLEESEGNLKGILGYMDDDLVSTDFVDNHRSSIFDAKAGIALNDNFVKLVAWYDNEWGYSSRVIDLICHMATVT